Proteins encoded together in one Telopea speciosissima isolate NSW1024214 ecotype Mountain lineage chromosome 6, Tspe_v1, whole genome shotgun sequence window:
- the LOC122665500 gene encoding probable LRR receptor-like serine/threonine-protein kinase At3g47570, which yields MTELFQATGGFSSANFIGSSSFGSVYRGITNQDETIVAVKVLNLQNPRAFKSFTAECEALRHIRHRNLIKILTSCSSLDSKGKDFNALVYEFIPNGSLDDWLYLPTEENNHSRSLGLLQRLNIAIDVASTLDYLHYHCYATIVHCDLKPSNILLDNDMIAHVSDFGLAKLLLEPDNNSSQAQTSTIGINGSVGYVAPEYNMGGKATIQGDVFSYGILLLEMFTGKRPTDQMFIDDFNRHNFAKASLPIHMMQILDPTLLPNEENSEESEEDATNRIEGPSHQTDKLQD from the exons AGCTCTTCCAAGCTACTGGAGGATTTTCTTCAGCTAATTTCATAGGTTCCAGTAGTTTTGGCTCTGTATACAGAGGGATTACCAACCAAGATGAAACCATTGTTGCAGTCAAGGTACTCAACCTTCAAAATCCAAGAGCTTTCAAGAGTTTTACTGCTGAATGCGAAGCATTAAGACACATTCGACATCGCAATCTTATCAAGATTTTAACTTCCTGTTCAAGTCTTGATTCAAAAGGCAAAGATTTCAATGCCCTTGTTTATGAGTTCATTCCCAATGGGAGTCTAGATGATTGGTTGTATCTGCCGACAGAGGAAAATAATCATTCAAGGAGTTTAGGCCTTCTTCAAAGATTAAACATCGCAATTGATGTAGCTTCTACACTAGATTACCTTCATTACCACTGTTATGCAACAATTGTTCATTGTGACTTGAAGCCAAGCAATATTCTACTTGACAATGATATGATTGCACATGTTAGTGATTTTGGTTTGGCAAAACTACTTTTAGAACCTGACAACAACTCATCCCAGGCTCAAACCAGTACCATTGGGATAAATGGATCTGTTGGCTATGTTGCTCCAG AATATAACATGGGTGGGAAGGCTACTATACAAGGGGACGTATTCAGCTATGGGATCCTTTTATTAGAGATGTTCACAGGAAAAAGGCCAACAGATCAGATGTTTATTGACGACTTCAATCGCCATAACTTTGCAAAGGCATCTTTACCTATACACATGATGCAAATTTTAGATCCAACACTCCTACCCAATGAAGAAAACAGtgaagaaagtgaagaagatgcAACAAATAGAATAGAAGGTCCTAGTCATCAGACAGATAAATTGCAAGATTGA